The following coding sequences lie in one Xylocopa sonorina isolate GNS202 chromosome 7, iyXylSono1_principal, whole genome shotgun sequence genomic window:
- the LOC143425517 gene encoding uncharacterized protein LOC143425517 isoform X1, which yields MEHNQNHDHHDACCDISNNVGMRQSLTEMEFERGIWYAAQSNDLDRVKVLLKKGVSVNVEDLAGYTALHYAARNGHHEICKILLKNDAAVNAQTRCGRATALHRAAMQGHVNIVELLLKFGANPNLKDADGYTALHKAIMSRSIIVCRLLIPCTDLSLLANDKQSMEHFTKEKCSEILPFLLTYMNKEENVNSQ from the exons ATGGAACACAACCAAAATCATGATCATCACGATGCATGCTGCGATATAAGTAATAATGTTGGTATGCGACAATCTCTTACGGAAATGGAATTCGAACGTGGTATATGGTACGCGG CGCAATCTAATGACTTGGATCGTGTGAAGGTGTTGCTGAAGAAAGGTGTTTCAGTTAATGTGGAGGATTTAGCTGGATATACAGCATTACATTATGCAGCTCGAAACGGACATCATGAAATTTGTAAAATATTACTAAAAAATGATGCAGCAGTGAACGCACAGACACGTTGCGGCCGTGCCACTGCTCTACACAGAGCAGCTATGCAGGGGCATGTTAATATTGTTGAACTCTTACTGAAATTTGGTGCGAATCCCAATTTGAAAGACGCCGATGGTTACACCGCTTTACATAAAGCAATTATGTCTCGTTCGATTATCGTGTGCAGACTTTTAATACCATGCACTGATCTGTCATTGCTCGCTAATGATAAGCAGAGTATGGAACACTTTACCAAAGAGAAATGTTCCGAAATTTTACCATTTTTATTAACATATATGAATAAAGAAGAAAATGTTAACAGTCAATAA